The following are from one region of the Aspergillus chevalieri M1 DNA, chromosome 1, nearly complete sequence genome:
- a CDS encoding putative Chromo domain protein Chp1p (COG:B;~EggNog:ENOG410PUP3;~InterPro:IPR016197,IPR023780,IPR000953;~PFAM:PF00385), whose protein sequence is MTDVEMRDVDDDDISVTSTVPSEQESEYEVETILSERTQDDQPMYLVKWAGYPIERATWEPAESFFNDETFSDWKKKRKAIAEGRQPEFDLVSFENHLNALEDARENRRRRREAKRRRLGLSGEQTNAGKEQRVDTAASPASSGPPSFHNSDSGAARMDPSTTRPTAVRHVPPKPPMVLFGSGQNRSGPWMAARNNNRNPEVSDKQFSNLSTKWRFEKAKSYEPPPNINQLELFRPSDWPARTGAPVDTPKVADHLVDPPIGGSPVASQVERNNPFSDRYRTSSPGPSLRHQLTSDSWNSDSSPTRVARLPEEQTSRDSSRSESPRTRRPLLPERQGSRDSWRHSSFHARDAFNSNRPGTSDERNFSRLQIENNGARSQWLSDEPIPPLPPRRPKAIKGAILRRAKDENSQSRFWNPGEVFVNMYLGPEKRFIGPVRLCGLSPMSRSRVLQSKKDNKIDVWFQEICTIDEYRELCNRSISNLRYDNGWIEGYDDTEPDVYRAGQALHRGHFLAIAYPDQPSWGKNVLLAYSPSSLDFDFLRNDYKFSPDTFLHLTVRNPLAYLDKPTPSNRISRAIPARMPELQDNLPNPKEQRVEKELLEAQIAQELQLQLSADASNHATSLVRPQEQLMETDEPAPVQDKPSPQKQLQQQQLSVANFDVDDYFRNVFKMTFDVLATNNGVEKGRVKVFYLMCPPENKLAQDECGIIVEFLKKHEAVIFSSRLEEDWERFVRTINRGIVLLHDSFVDYDTMPSLRGLIHKPFTFWSFSLTGIGEGDNKTYFQRLFPHGGVILLTEDFMVREPDATVIILAWFCDWTKKKFPGSWKMMLRPNVLEWLLRQPEPAEKHRQGVWLSMYSLIAQLSTTDNGTFLTHSEPLDGIHDESPENRVISPPSIPRYGFRTEEDTDGLVTQEQRDTDHLAEFFAGWALVNSDRFRRFTIVTTKPLRSWNAWNHVDVKETAMDFFKAYGVDYRTYWSRLKGKASSSSSSKEKKQAAESPSDYDAAKMGSAQGPGRL, encoded by the exons ATGACTGACGTGGAAATGCGCGACGTGGATGACGATGACATCTCTGTCACCTCCACCGTGCCCAGTGAGCAAGAATCGGAATATGAAGTCGAGACCATCCTGTCAGAACGGACTCAGGATGATCAGCCTATGTACCTGGTCAAGTGGGCAGGGTATCCCATTGAACGCGCCACCTGGGAACCTGCTGAATCTTTCTTCAACGATGAGACCTTTTCGGactggaaaaagaaaagaaaagctaTCGCAGAGGGAAGGCAACCCGAGTTTGATCTGGTCAGCTTCGAGAACCATCTGAATGCCCTGGAGGATGCACGAGAGAACAGGAGACGCAGGCGCGAGGCAAAGAGGAGACGGCTAGGTCTGTCCGGCGAGCAAACAAATGCTGGAAAAGAGCAACGCGTCGATACAGCCGCCTCACCTGCTTCTTCAGGTCCTCCTTCTTTCCACAATTCAGACTCAGGTGCCGCAAGAATGGATCCTTCAACTACTCGTCCTACTGCTGTGAGACACGTCCCACCGAAACCTCCAATGGTTCTGTTTGGCAGTGGTCAAAACCGAAGTGGACCATGGATGGCAGCTCGCAACAATAATAGAAATCCCGAGGTTTCGGATAAACAATTCAGTAATCTCTCAACCAAGTGGCGATTTGAAAAGGCCAAAAGCTACGAACCACCTCCCAACATCAACCAACTAGAGCTCTTTCGTCCGTCAGATTGGCCTGCTCGAACAGGTGCCCCTGTTGACACTCCCAAGGTTGCGGACCATCTAGTCGACCCTCCCATCGGAGGCTCTCCTGTGGCTTCGCAAGTAGAAAGAAACAACCCTTTTTCGGATAGGTATCGAACGTCTAGTCCGGGACCGAGTCTTCGTCATCAGCTTACGTCGGATTCGTGGAATTCAGACTCATCTCCCACAAGGGTCGCGCGTTTACCTGAAGAGCAGACATCTCGTGATTCGTCAAGATCAGAGTCCCCTCGCACACGGCGACCGCTTCTGCCTGAAAGACAGGGCTCACGAGATTCATGGAGACACAGTTCATTCCATGCGCGAGATGCCTTCAATTCCAACCGGCCTGGCACTTCTGATGAGCGAAATTTTTCTCGGTTGCAAATAGAAAACAACGGTGCTCGCAGCCAGTGGCTTAGTGATGAACCGATACCGCCACTTCCTCCAAGGCGGCCCAAGGCAATCAAAGGCGCCATCCTCCGTCGGGCCAAGGATGAAAACTCTCAATCCAGATTCTGGAACCCTGGGGAGGTTTTTGTCAACATGTATCTTGGACCAGAGAAGAGGTTTATAGGACCGGTTCGACTGTGTGGGTTGAGTCCCATGTCAAGGTCCAGGGTCTTACAATCAAAGAAGGACAACAAGATAGACGTCTGGTTCCAAGAGATCTGCACAATTGATGAATACAGAGAACTGTGCAACAGA TCCATAAGCAATCTCCGGTACGATAACGGTTGGATCGAGGGGTACGATGATACAGAGCCAGACGTATACAGGGCAGGACAGGCACTCCACCGGGGTCATTTTCTCGCAATAGCGTATCCCGACCAACCGAGCTGGGGTAAAAACGTGCTACTTGCCTACTCGCCTTCATCGCTAGATTTCGACTTCCTCCGCAATGACTACAAATTTTCTCCGGACACGTTTCTCCATCTAACGGTCCGAAACCCCTTGGCATACCTGGACAAACCAACACCTTCGAACAGGATCTCCCGCGCAATCCCTGCGCGAATGCCAGAACTACAGGACAACCTCCCGAATCCGAAAGAACAGAGGGTCGAAAAAGAGCTGCTGGAAGCTCAAATTGCCCAAGAACTGCAACTGCAGCTATCCGCAGATGCCAGCAATCACGCTACAAGCCTGGTGCGTCCTCAGGAACAACTCATGGAAACTGACGAGCCAGCGCCTGTCCAAGACAAGCCTTCGCCCCAGAAACAActacaacagcagcaactgTCTGTGGCGAACTTTGACGTGGATGACTACTTCAGAAATGTGTTCAAAATGACATTTGATGTACTTGCTACGAATAACGGCGTTGAGAAGGGGCGGGTCAAAGTGTTCTATCTGATGTGCCCGCCGGAAAATAAATTGGCTCAAGATGAATGTGGAATCATTGTGGAGTTTCTAAAGAAGCACGAAGCCGTCATATTTTCTAGCCGCCTTGAGGAGGATTGGGAGCGGTTTGTCCGGACCATCAACCGCGGTATTGTCCTG TTACACGACAGCTTCGTCGATTACGATACCATGCCTAGTCTCCGCGGCCTTATCCATAAACCCTTTACCTTCTGGTCCTTTTCGTTAACCGGCATTGGAGAGGGCGACAACAAGACTTACTTCCAGCGTCTCTTCCCCCATGGCGGGGTCATTCTGTTGACAGAAGACTTCATGGTCCGTGAACCAGATGCCACCGTCATCATCCTGGCCTGGTTCTGCGActggacgaagaagaagttccCAGGAAGCTGGAAAATGATGCTACGTCCGAATGTCCTCGAATGGCTCTTGAGGCAGCCAGAACCCGCAGAGAAACACCGACAGGGAGT CTGGCTCTCAATGTACAGTCTAATCGCCCAACTCAGCACCACCGACAACGGCACCTTCCTCACCCATTCCGAACCCCTCGACGGAATCCACGACGAATCCCCCGAAAACCGCGTCATTTCTCCACCCAGCATCCCCCGCTACGGCTTCCGCACAGAAGAAGACACCGATGGCCTCGTCACGCAAGAACAACGCGACACCGACCATCTAGCTGAATTCTTCGCCGGGTGGGCACTTGTTAACAGCGATCGCTTTAGACGGTTCACGATTGTTACCACGAAGCCGCTGCGGAGTTGGAATGCGTGGAATCATGTTGATGTTAAGGAGACGGCGATGGACTTTTTCAAGGCTTATGGGGTTGATTATCGGACATATTGGAGTCGGTTGAAGGGGAAggcgtcgtcgtcgtcgtcttcgaaggagaagaagcaagCAGCGGAATC